The following are from one region of the Candidatus Eremiobacterota bacterium genome:
- a CDS encoding TlpA family protein disulfide reductase, which translates to MSSLRRWAARGLDVLAVLVVLVALARFVVLPRLHRDVVQAPPVSLATLDGGRFDLGRNRGRLVFLDFWASWCDPCRASIPLVQHFKKSHPAVEVISVDVGEDPSTARNFATRFKMADVALDPDQTVAHAFGVTGYPSLFAVDGGGRVVARWIGFDPNVETEMSAVTARYTAPRKTARL; encoded by the coding sequence ATGTCCTCGCTGCGCCGCTGGGCCGCGCGCGGGCTCGACGTCCTCGCCGTCTTGGTGGTCCTCGTCGCGCTGGCCCGATTCGTCGTGCTCCCGCGGCTGCACCGCGACGTCGTCCAAGCGCCTCCGGTCTCGCTCGCGACGCTGGACGGCGGCCGCTTCGACCTCGGGCGCAACCGCGGCCGGCTCGTCTTCCTCGACTTCTGGGCCTCCTGGTGCGACCCGTGCCGCGCTTCGATCCCGCTGGTCCAGCACTTCAAGAAGTCCCACCCGGCGGTCGAGGTGATCTCGGTCGACGTCGGCGAGGACCCTTCGACCGCGCGCAATTTCGCGACCCGGTTCAAGATGGCGGACGTCGCGCTCGACCCGGACCAGACCGTCGCCCACGCCTTCGGCGTCACGGGCTATCCGTCGCTCTTCGCGGTCGACGGGGGCGGCCGCGTCGTCGCCCGCTGGATCGGCTTCGACCCCAACGTCGAAACCGAGATGTCCGCCGTCACCGCCCGCTACACGGCGCCTCGCAAAACGGCTCGCCTCTAG
- a CDS encoding enoyl-CoA hydratase/isomerase family protein — METILIDGEGGPVATITLNRPASLNALNVRMLDELSDAFARLGRDENVRALILTGAGTKAFAAGADIGELNALPSARAAEAQARTGQALTTLIERLRVPVIAAVNGFALGGGCELAMACDIRVASENAKFGQPEVNLGILPGYGGTQRLTRLVGEGTAMYLCLTGEMIDAQEALRVGLVQKVVPLDSLLGEAQRIAGLIADKAPLAVAAAKRAIVDGASVPLADGLALEALLFGQTVTTDDFREGSRAFLDKRKAEFSGR, encoded by the coding sequence ATGGAGACGATCCTGATCGACGGCGAAGGCGGCCCGGTCGCCACCATCACGCTGAACCGGCCGGCCTCTTTGAACGCTCTTAACGTGCGGATGCTGGACGAGCTGAGCGACGCCTTCGCGCGGCTCGGGCGTGACGAGAACGTTCGCGCGCTGATCCTCACCGGCGCCGGGACGAAGGCCTTCGCCGCCGGCGCGGACATCGGCGAGCTGAACGCGCTTCCCAGCGCGCGCGCCGCCGAAGCGCAAGCGCGCACAGGACAAGCGCTCACGACGCTGATCGAGCGGCTGCGCGTCCCGGTGATCGCCGCGGTGAACGGCTTCGCGCTGGGCGGCGGCTGCGAGCTCGCGATGGCGTGCGACATCCGCGTCGCGAGCGAGAACGCGAAGTTCGGCCAGCCTGAGGTGAACCTCGGGATCCTGCCCGGCTACGGCGGCACGCAGCGCCTGACGCGCCTGGTCGGCGAGGGCACGGCAATGTACCTCTGCCTGACCGGCGAGATGATCGACGCCCAAGAAGCACTGCGGGTCGGGCTGGTCCAGAAGGTGGTCCCGCTCGACAGCCTGCTCGGCGAAGCCCAGCGAATCGCCGGCCTGATCGCCGACAAGGCACCGCTAGCCGTGGCCGCTGCGAAGCGCGCGATCGTCGACGGCGCCTCGGTTCCACTGGCCGACGGGCTCGCGCTGGAAGCACTCCTTTTCGGCCAGACCGTGACGACCGACGACTTCCGCGAAGGCTCCCGAGCCTTCCTCGACAAGCGAAAAGCCGAGTTCAGCGGCCGCTAG
- a CDS encoding DUF2249 domain-containing protein: MPTTRAASATIDARTLPATNRSARIFDTFDKLPLGGILELNEESDPRALRNEFQQYRAGRFSWDARNLGSGRWTIRLERIDERADTATFLSHTAPFANAKQSTINELAAVATERSYRTGDTIFDEGEMWPYLGFVRSGKVVYTLLSPDGKTHALGERLTHDPLNESGTFDGGGATTRAEALTDCTIVLIPSEAVLHAVRNDAELALGFLAASSQARRRSIDTIADLAFAHVLQRVAKFLISYAPATTGMAPGLPGVENLSQAQIAAAAGTVRDMAARALIRLKNAQAVELDRGRVKAIDRLRLEAFAHGVQAPPV; this comes from the coding sequence ATGCCGACGACCCGAGCAGCCTCTGCGACGATCGACGCCCGCACCTTGCCCGCGACCAACCGAAGCGCGCGCATCTTCGACACGTTCGACAAGCTGCCGCTGGGCGGCATCCTCGAACTGAACGAGGAGAGCGATCCGCGCGCGCTGCGCAACGAGTTTCAGCAGTACCGCGCGGGGCGGTTCTCGTGGGACGCGCGCAACCTCGGCAGCGGGCGCTGGACGATCCGTTTGGAACGCATCGACGAGCGCGCCGACACCGCGACGTTCCTCTCGCACACCGCGCCCTTCGCGAACGCGAAGCAGTCGACGATCAACGAGCTCGCCGCGGTCGCGACCGAACGCTCGTACCGCACCGGCGACACGATCTTCGACGAAGGCGAGATGTGGCCGTACCTCGGCTTCGTGCGCAGCGGCAAGGTCGTCTACACGCTGCTCTCACCGGACGGCAAGACGCACGCGCTCGGGGAGCGGCTCACCCACGATCCGCTCAACGAGTCGGGGACGTTCGACGGCGGCGGCGCGACGACGCGCGCCGAGGCGCTGACCGACTGCACCATCGTGCTGATCCCCTCGGAAGCCGTGCTGCATGCGGTGCGCAACGACGCGGAACTGGCACTGGGATTCCTCGCCGCCTCCTCGCAAGCGCGCCGGCGCTCGATCGACACGATCGCGGACCTGGCCTTTGCGCACGTGCTGCAGCGCGTCGCGAAGTTCCTGATCTCGTACGCGCCGGCGACGACCGGGATGGCGCCCGGGCTCCCCGGCGTCGAGAACCTCTCGCAGGCGCAGATCGCCGCCGCGGCCGGAACCGTGCGCGACATGGCGGCCCGCGCGCTGATCCGGCTCAAGAACGCCCAGGCCGTCGAGCTCGACCGCGGGCGCGTCAAGGCCATCGACCGGCTTCGTTTGGAGGCCTTTGCGCACGGAGTGCAGGCGCCTCCGGTTTAA
- the phoU gene encoding phosphate signaling complex protein PhoU: protein MRTAYHQALENTRLDVVRLGALVSDAIRSAMQSLERRDVVLAGRVVAGDDEIDDTRRRVETACIELIWKQQPVAGELRAIAGMLQIVTDLERIGDYAVDIAKNAIKLADVSVRPASVEVGRIANLAYEMLQDVMRAYREGDAALADDVIERDDQVDTLYRSGIEALQAEMQRDPGTVPAGTLLLFVVSIIERVGDRAQNIAWHTKDIYS from the coding sequence ATGCGTACCGCGTACCACCAGGCGCTGGAGAACACGCGCCTCGACGTCGTCCGACTGGGCGCGCTCGTCTCCGATGCCATCCGTTCGGCGATGCAGTCGCTCGAACGGCGCGACGTCGTCCTGGCCGGCCGCGTGGTCGCGGGCGACGACGAGATCGACGACACCCGCCGCCGCGTCGAGACGGCCTGCATCGAGCTGATCTGGAAGCAGCAGCCGGTTGCGGGCGAGTTGCGCGCGATCGCGGGGATGCTGCAGATCGTCACCGACCTCGAGCGCATCGGCGACTATGCGGTCGACATCGCGAAGAACGCGATCAAGCTGGCCGACGTCTCGGTGCGCCCGGCGAGCGTGGAGGTCGGGCGCATCGCCAACTTGGCCTACGAGATGCTGCAGGATGTGATGCGCGCCTACCGCGAGGGCGACGCCGCGCTCGCCGACGACGTGATCGAGCGCGACGACCAGGTCGACACGCTCTACCGAAGCGGGATCGAGGCGCTCCAGGCTGAGATGCAGCGCGATCCGGGTACGGTACCGGCAGGTACCCTGTTGCTCTTCGTGGTCTCGATCATCGAGCGCGTCGGCGACCGGGCGCAGAACATCGCCTGGCACACCAAGGATATCTACTCATGA